From the Manihot esculenta cultivar AM560-2 chromosome 3, M.esculenta_v8, whole genome shotgun sequence genome, one window contains:
- the LOC110612273 gene encoding fasciclin-like arabinogalactan protein 12 encodes MNQQSCVLFSLLIVFLHCTIILSQSPAAAPAQGPVAASPPPPVISQTPAASPAQPASVPAPTNVTKILEKDGHFTVFIRLLKSTQEENHLLTVLNNSNNGLTIFAPTDGAFSNLKSGTLNSLTDEQKSELVKFHVIPTFLSTSQFQTVTNPVGTEAGSGGRVALNFTTYPNSVNITTGLTNTSISGTVYTDNQLAIYRVDKVLLPMDIFTSKPPSPAPGPAPEKLKPKKEAPVAETPVVSTTANTSGAVSPVHHHVLLLGVGIVAAIFSL; translated from the coding sequence ATGAATCAACAATCTTGCGTCTTATTTTCACTTCTAATTGTTTTCCTTCATTGCACTATAATATTATCTCAGTCTCCGGCTGCTGCACCAGCACAGGGACCGGTGGCTGCATCCCCTCCTCCTCCAGTCATATCACAGACACCAGCTGCATCCCCAGCACAGCCAGCTTCAGTACCTGCTCCCACCAACGTCACTAAAATTCTTGAAAAAGATGGCCACTTCACAGTCTTCATCCGCCTTTTAAAATCCACCCAAGAGGAAAACCACTTACTCACTGTCCTCAACAACTCAAACAATGGTCTGACCATCTTTGCACCAACCGATGGCGCTTTTTCGAACCTTAAATCAGGCACTCTCAACTCCCTGACCGATGAACAGAAGTCTGAGTTGGTGAAGTTTCATGTAATTCCTACATTTCTATCAACTTCCCAATTCCAGACCGTGACTAACCCAGTAGGAACAGAGGCTGGAAGTGGCGGCCGGGTAGCTCTCAACTTCACCACTTATCCCAATTCAGTGAACATCACTACAGGACTTACCAATACAAGCATTTCTGGCACCGTGTACACAGACAACCAGCTAGCCATTTACAGGGTAGACAAGGTGCTGCTTCCTATGGACATTTTCACTTCTAAGCCTCCATCTCCAGCACCAGGACCAGCACCGGAGAAACTAAAGCCCAAGAAGGAGGCTCCTGTAGCTGAGACTCCTGTTGTTTCTACTACAGCGAATACGTCTGGAGCAGTAAGTCCTGTGCATCATCATGTGTTGCTTCTCGGAGTTGGCATAGTTGCTGCAATATTTTCTTTGTGA